From Bacteroides uniformis:
AAGCCTTTGAGAGAACGTGATGCTATTCGGGATGGAATGACAATTACTCATGGTGAATATATTGATGCATTAGAGGCTAATTTAAAAGTCTTCCCTAAAGAAACGGCACAAGTTTTGGAATATTGGATGGATGTGTCTTTATTTAGTGACTGGAAAAAGCCAGCGGTACAATTACCTTGGAATAAAAATGTATTTCTTTCGGATATCAACACATATGCACATTATGGTATTCGTAATATTATTGCATATGCAGTTTATGTCGATGCTATATACTATGAAACCTATAAGAATGTCAATTTTGTACAAGAGTATGGTGATGGTCTGAAGAATTATCGTTTACCGGAATAAGATAAATGAATAGAATTACGAGTAGCAATGTATGCTACTTGTAATTCTACAATAAATAAGAAGCATAAAAAGAACTATGAGAAAGTTTTCTGTATTTTTAGGAATAATTTTATTTGTTCAGATCCTGTATAGTTGTACTTCTCCAATTATTCCTTATTCCATAGACGCGAAGAAAGAAGACCCTCCGCTAGAGACTCTGATCAATTGGGAGGGATGGTATACCATTAAGGCTATAAAACCATTTTTCGCTCCTTGGGATTATTTGGAGGATGAGACGGTATTTAGGTGTTTCTTTTCTTCACAATATTTTTATTTTAGTTTTAATGTAGCAGATGCCACTCCAATCATGTGTCGTGAGTTTGTTCAAGAGTCTGATGTTGAAGCTGAGGATCGTGTGGAAATCTTTTTTTCGGCTTCAAAAGATATGGGACAATATTATTGTATGGAGATAGATCCTAGCGGGCATGTTATGGATTATTCAGCTAGCTATTATAGAAAATTTGATTATGAATGGAATTTTAAGAGTCTGGAAATATGTTCCATAAAAGATGAAAAAGGGTATATCGTTGCAGGCAGACTGTCTGTTTCAGAACTTTTGGAATTGGGAATTGATTTAGAAGAGTTTTATATGGGAGTTTTCAGAGCAGATTTTACAACGCCTAATACGGTTATTTGGTATTCATCTGTGAGTATAAATGAGCCTAAACCAGATTTTCATAAACCCAATATCTTATTTCCTTGTATGAAAAAATAGTTATATCTTAAAAACTGATCGCTATGTATAGAAATACTTTTTTATCTGTTATGTTTCTTGCGTGTTGTTTTAATGGTAGTCTTTGTGCACAAAGTGATGCACAAATTTATGAAAGGACTTGTGATGCAAAGACTTATCCTTTTTCAGACCCATCTCCAGTTGCGACACCTAATAATTCTTATTATCCTTATTTCCGCTTTGATGGTTTTTCTATGCAAGCGCAGGAGAAGCAGTGGAAAATGGTTGTTTTGGAAAATGATTATGTGAAACTAACTGTAACTCCAGAAATCGGAGGGAAAATTTGGGGAGCCATAGACAAAGTTAATAATAAAGAATTTGTTTACACTAATGGAGTCGTGAAATTTCGTGATGTGGCAATGAGAGGACCCTGGACATCGGGAGGTATAGAATTTAATTTTGGTATTATTGGTCATGCTCCTACATGTAGTACTCCTATAGATTATCTTACAAAAAAGAATGTGGATGGTAGTGTTAGTTGTCATATATTTTCTTATGAGTGGATTACGCGTACAGTCTGGAATGTCGAAATTAATTTACCTAAGGACAAGGCTTATTTCACAACGCACACAACTTGGTTTAATCAGTCTTCTATTGATCAACCTTATTACCAATGGATGAATGCTGGTTATGCTACTAAAACTGGAACAAGATTTTATTATCCAGGTACTTATAGTATAGGACATTCGGGAGATTTGCATCCTTATCCGATTGATGAGGAGGGGCGAGATGTCTCGTGGTATGATAATAATAATTTTGGTGCTTCTAAATCTTTACATATAATAGGTGATTATAATGATTATTTTGGGATTTATTGGCATAATGAAAAACATGGTTCAGCTCATTACTCCAATTATGATGAGAAATTGGGGATGAAATTTTATCTTTGGAGTTTTTCACGTGAAGGGGCCATCTGGGAAGAACTATTGACTGATGATAGTGGGCAATATGCGGAACTACAATCTGGTAGAATGTATAATCAGCCAAGTGTGACCAGCGGTTTTACACCATTTAATCATAATGAGTTTGCTGCACAGATGACAGACCAATGGACTGAATATTGGTTTCCTATAGCCGAGATCGGTGGTCTTTCTCAAGCAAGTCCGCTAGGCGCTATATATGTAGAGCACTCTGAAAAAAATATTGAAGTTCATTTATCTGCTCTGAAAGATATTTGTACCGATATGGAAATTTACAATGACAGGCAATTATTGATGAAGATGCCTATAAAAGCTAAAATATTAACTCCTGAGTATTTTAATATACCTTTGCCTTTTGATATTCCGGAAGGAAAGCTCAGAATTATAATAGGGAATAAGGAATTGGTTTATTCAGAGATAAAAAATGATTATGAACTGAACCGTCCGAAAGAACTACCAGCTGATTTTGACTGGAATTCTACATATGGGCTTTATATGCAGGGTAAAGACTGGCTAAATCAGAAAATGTATGGAAATGCGGAAAAATATTTGAAAGCAGCTCTAGAGAAAGATGTATATTTTATTCCGGCATTGGTAAGCTTATCTTCATTGTATTATAAGAAAGGGATGTATCTTGATGCTTGTGAATTGGTAAAACGAGTGTTGAGTTTAGATACTTATCATGGAGAGGCCAACTATTTGTATGGATTATGTAGTCGTGCTATGGGAAATCTGGCAGATGCCAAAGATGGCTTTTCCGTGGCAACATTTTCTCCAGGTTTTCGTACGGCTGCTTATGAGCAGTTGGGTGAACTTTATATGAGAGAGGAAAATTGGGAAAAAGCTGAGCAATATGCATTAAAAAGTTTGGAGTATAATCAAATGAACTTATATGCGAAGCAGTTGCTGATTGTCCTTTACAGAAAAAGTAATCATGCGGAAAAAGCGTTGAGTGAAATAGAAAAAATGACAGAACAGTTGCCATTGCTACATTGGGTTCGATTTGAAGAGTATTTATTGGAAGCCTCGACTGCTGAAGAATTCAGTTCTCTTATTTGTAATGAGCTCTCTTTCGAGACTTATATGGAAATGGCTGTATGGTATGAGTCTATTGGCTGTCTGGATGAAGCTATTACACTTCTATCATTTGTAGATACTTATCCAATAGCTTTGTATCAGAAGGCCTATATATATCATTTGAAAGGGGATGAAAAGGGGGCAATGGTATTTTTGGATGAGGCTAATAAGAAGTCTCCTAAAATGGTGTTTCCTTTTCGTGCCCATACATTGAAAGTTTTGGAATGGGCAGCAGGTTTGTCTGATAATTGGAAAATAAGTTATTATCGTGGGCTGATTCAATGGAGTGTTGGCAATACATGTTGTGCTTTAAATTTATTGAATAGTTGCAAAGATGTTCCTGATTATGCTGCTTTTTATTTAAGTCGTGCTGAGTTGCGAAAGGATAAGTCTGGTTTGCCCGATTTGCTCATGGCTCAAAAACTTGATCAATCATGGAGAACACAGTACTATTTATTAAATTATTATGTTGATCATGAGCAATGGGCAGAGGCTGTAAAAGTGGGAAGGAATGCTTATAAGAGATATCCAGATAACTATTATATTGGATTAAAATATGCAATGGCTCTTTGTGAGAGTGGACAGTATATGGCTAGTCTCAATTGTCTGAAGAAGTTACAGGTACTTCCTTATGAGGGATCGTATATTGGACGTGATATTTATCGCAGGGCTTGTCTGTATCAAGCTATGAAAGAATGGGAAGATGGTAGGTATGCCAAAATGTTAACAATGATAGAGAAAACACAAGAATGGCCGGAGAACTTGGGGGTAGGAAAGCCTGATGAGGAGTTGATAGATACTCGCTTGGAAGACTATATGGCAGCTATTGCGTATGTAGAACAAGGGCAAAGTATGCAAGCAGATAAATTGTTCTCTCAAATTGCAAGTAGCAATATGTCTGAAGCTTATTTTGACTCAAATAACCTTTTGGTTGTGCTGGCATTGCGTAACTTAGGAAAAGTTGACATGGCAGATAGTCTTGTGAATGAATGGAAAGTTAAACATGTACATAATGAAATAGCTCAGTGGTGTATATTGGTTTATAATAATGAAAAGAAAAAGGCAACAGAGATACTTAATAAGTATGAAGAAACGGAAGAAATTGCTCCATGGAATGTTGGTTATAGGGATTATAACTTTAAATTGATAAGAAAATTGAGTCGTATATTGAAAAAATAAAATTCTAACCTTGTTTATTATATAATAAGAATGCAATGTGTATTTTCGTAACTATATGTTTTTTGCTCTTTTTCTGGCTTATACCTATTTCTTTATATGCAGATAATGAGATTCATCTGACATTGATACCTCCTGCTATTGTAACGAATCAAGTTGATCTTGATATTCGTGGAGGAGTTGTAAATAAGAGCAGTCAAGAGCAAATGTATATTGTTTCATTGTATTGGAATAAAGAAGATGATGAACATCTGATATGTCGTTCTACTTTCAAACTTTTGCCCGGTCAGTCAAAGACTGTTTGTTCTATTGTAGATACAGAAAAGAGGATAGGCCAAAATCGAGTAATCTTTAAGGTTAAAAGTCAAAATAAGCTATATAGGAAAGTTAAGGATATTGAAATTTGTAAGTCCGATATTCGTTCTACTCAGAGACTTTCTGGTGCTTGGACTGGCATCTATCACTGGAGTGAGACTGAGGGAAAATATTGGAACAAAAAACTTCAGGAAATGACGGATAGCCATTGGGGCGAGATGGTGAGAGCCATGGATAAGTTGAATATGAATATTATCGTTATTCAGGAGGTTTTTCGCAATGAAGAATATGCAGGCAAACATTCTGTAAATGTCACAAATTATACTGGTAAAGCCTTTTATCCTTCAAATCTGTATCCGGGACGGATGGATATCAAGGCTGATGATCCTATTGAGGCTATATTGACAGAGGCAGATAGGAGAAATATGAATGTATTTCTAGGAATTGGCATGTTTGCTTGGTTTGATTTTACTACTGAATCTCTAGAATGGCATAAACGAGTGGCTAAAGAGCTTTGGGAAAAGTATGGACATCACGAGTCCTTTTATGGGTTTTATATTTCGGAAGAGAGTGGAGGAGGGCTAGATAATTGGGAAAAGAGTCCGTTGATGAGAAAGAAGA
This genomic window contains:
- a CDS encoding DOMON domain-containing protein, whose product is MRKFSVFLGIILFVQILYSCTSPIIPYSIDAKKEDPPLETLINWEGWYTIKAIKPFFAPWDYLEDETVFRCFFSSQYFYFSFNVADATPIMCREFVQESDVEAEDRVEIFFSASKDMGQYYCMEIDPSGHVMDYSASYYRKFDYEWNFKSLEICSIKDEKGYIVAGRLSVSELLELGIDLEEFYMGVFRADFTTPNTVIWYSSVSINEPKPDFHKPNILFPCMKK
- a CDS encoding DUF5107 domain-containing protein — encoded protein: MYRNTFLSVMFLACCFNGSLCAQSDAQIYERTCDAKTYPFSDPSPVATPNNSYYPYFRFDGFSMQAQEKQWKMVVLENDYVKLTVTPEIGGKIWGAIDKVNNKEFVYTNGVVKFRDVAMRGPWTSGGIEFNFGIIGHAPTCSTPIDYLTKKNVDGSVSCHIFSYEWITRTVWNVEINLPKDKAYFTTHTTWFNQSSIDQPYYQWMNAGYATKTGTRFYYPGTYSIGHSGDLHPYPIDEEGRDVSWYDNNNFGASKSLHIIGDYNDYFGIYWHNEKHGSAHYSNYDEKLGMKFYLWSFSREGAIWEELLTDDSGQYAELQSGRMYNQPSVTSGFTPFNHNEFAAQMTDQWTEYWFPIAEIGGLSQASPLGAIYVEHSEKNIEVHLSALKDICTDMEIYNDRQLLMKMPIKAKILTPEYFNIPLPFDIPEGKLRIIIGNKELVYSEIKNDYELNRPKELPADFDWNSTYGLYMQGKDWLNQKMYGNAEKYLKAALEKDVYFIPALVSLSSLYYKKGMYLDACELVKRVLSLDTYHGEANYLYGLCSRAMGNLADAKDGFSVATFSPGFRTAAYEQLGELYMREENWEKAEQYALKSLEYNQMNLYAKQLLIVLYRKSNHAEKALSEIEKMTEQLPLLHWVRFEEYLLEASTAEEFSSLICNELSFETYMEMAVWYESIGCLDEAITLLSFVDTYPIALYQKAYIYHLKGDEKGAMVFLDEANKKSPKMVFPFRAHTLKVLEWAAGLSDNWKISYYRGLIQWSVGNTCCALNLLNSCKDVPDYAAFYLSRAELRKDKSGLPDLLMAQKLDQSWRTQYYLLNYYVDHEQWAEAVKVGRNAYKRYPDNYYIGLKYAMALCESGQYMASLNCLKKLQVLPYEGSYIGRDIYRRACLYQAMKEWEDGRYAKMLTMIEKTQEWPENLGVGKPDEELIDTRLEDYMAAIAYVEQGQSMQADKLFSQIASSNMSEAYFDSNNLLVVLALRNLGKVDMADSLVNEWKVKHVHNEIAQWCILVYNNEKKKATEILNKYEETEEIAPWNVGYRDYNFKLIRKLSRILKK